TCGGCGCAGCCCTGCTCACGGTGCAGTACCTGGTGGTGCAGCAGCTGTTCGCCTCCGCCATCTCCGTGACGGCCGCGAGCTGCGTTCCGGTCTCCGGGCTGGTGAACGTCGCGGAGGGGACGACCGCGCCCGAGGGGACGGATTTCACCGAGGTCGCACCTCTCACGGACGGCACGCTCCTGACAGGGACCTCCGGCACCGGGTGCACCTCCTTCACCGACACCGCCGAGTTCCAGATGGCCGCGCCGATGGACACGGTGTCCGTGGACACCGTCGGCATCGCCGTGCTGCAGCAGTCCACGTTCCTGGCCGACGAGGTCGGCGGAGGACTGCTGCTGTGGTCGGTGGTGGTGCTCGTCGCGTTCACCGGCGTCGCCGCTGCCATCGCGTTCTGGCTCGCCCGCCGCTCGCTCGATCGCATCGGCGAGGTCACCGCGACCGCCCGCGACATCTCGGAACGCGATCTCGGCCGTCGCCTCGACCTGCCGGGTCCCGACGACGAGATCAAGGAGCTGGGCGACACGATCGACGGCATGCTCGACCGCCTGCAGTCGGCCTTCGCCGCCCAGGATCGATTCGTCGCGAATGCCTCGCACGAGCTGCGCACGCCCCTCACGACGACCCGCACCGCGCTGGAGATCCCGCTCGAGCAGGGAAGCGTCCCCGTCGACCTCGAGCCGAACATGCGGCGGGCGCTGCGTGCCACCGAGCAGAGCGAGCGTCTCATCACCGCGCTGCTCGCACTGGCCCGATCGCGCACGGGTCTCGAGCACGTCGAGCCCGTGGCGCTCGACGAGGTCGTCGAGGAAGAGGTCGAGGAGCTCGATCCGCACGACGTGACGCTGCATACCCGCATCGACGGAGTCGACATCGAGGGCGACGGGATGCTGGCGGCCAGGGCTGTGCGCAACCTGCTCGAGAACGGCATCCGACACAACGTGCCCGGCGGAGACCTGTGGGTGCGCTGCCGTCGCGAAGGCGAGCACGCCGTCATCGAAGTGGAGAACACGGGGAGACGGATCCCGGCGGAGACTCTCGCCCTGCTCACCGAGCCGTTCTATCGTGGCGACGAGAGTCGCACGTCGGCGGGCCCCGACGGCACCGGCCTGGGACTCGCCATCGTGCAGAGCGTGGCGACGAGCCACGGCGGAGACCTGCGTCTGGTCGCACGGAGGGGCGGTGGGCTGGTGGCGACGCTGCGGCTTCCGGTGCGACCATCGGTGCTGGGCAGGTCGGATGCGCGCTCAGGACGACGAGATGATCTGCGCGCCTGACTGCTGAAGGGCTTTCGCCAGCGGCTCGTCTGGCGCCTCGTCGACGACGACACCGGTGAAGTCGGCGAGCCCTGCCACCCGGTACTGAGCGATCTTCTCGAATTTCGTGCCGTCGCAGAGGATGTAGGAGCGCGCGCTCCTGGCGATGATCGCGCGCCGCGCCTGGGCCTCGTCGTAGTAGTAGTCGGTGAGCCCCGCTTCGGAGTGCAGTCCGCCCGAGCCCAGGAGCGCCACATCGAAGTGCATCTCAGCCAGAGTCGCCGTCGCGAGCATCCCGGACAGCGCCAACTCGCCCTTTCGCAGCCGCCCGCCGGTGACGAGCACGTCGAGGCCCGGCCGGTCCGACAGTTCGACCGCGACACGCAGAGATGCGGTCACGATCGTTGCCGCGAGGGCATGCGGGAGGGCTTTGGCTGCGAGAAGCGCAGTCGTGCCGACATCGATGAAGGCCAGGCTGCCCGAGGGGATCAATCCGGCAGCGAGCGAGGCGATCCGCTGCTTGCGTTGGAGCTCCTCCTCGCTGCGCACGTCGAAGGGGGGTTCGGAGACGGCGACCGACGATCCAGCGATCGTCGCCCCACCATGGACCTTCTGCAGCACACCTTGCTCTTCCAGGACGAGGAGATCACGGCGGATCGTCTCCGAAGAGACGTCGAGTTCCGATGCGAGCGCCTCCGTGCTGACGACGCCCGCCGAGCGCACGAGATCCGCGACCTTCGTCCGTCTCTCAGCAGGAAGCATCGCGGGAGCCGTGTGTGGAAAACTGTGGAAACATGTGGTCCACACTGTCTGACGGTGCTCGGGGTGTCAACTCTCGCCGTCAGCCTGAGCGACAGCCCTGGCCACAACGTCGATCGCCTGTTCGATCTCGCGTTCGGAGTTGAAGTAGTGAGGTGAGAGACGCACGAGCGGGTGCACCGCGGGGCCCCTCGCGTCGAACTGGTTGTGCTCGGGAACGGTCAGCGAGACGTTGATGCGGTTGTCCTTGAGGACCCGGGCCAGAACCGGAGCAGGCACCCCATCT
This genomic interval from Microbacterium sp. LWH11-1.2 contains the following:
- a CDS encoding ATP-binding protein, producing the protein MSFHRRLVIIIACAFIAVGAALLTVQYLVVQQLFASAISVTAASCVPVSGLVNVAEGTTAPEGTDFTEVAPLTDGTLLTGTSGTGCTSFTDTAEFQMAAPMDTVSVDTVGIAVLQQSTFLADEVGGGLLLWSVVVLVAFTGVAAAIAFWLARRSLDRIGEVTATARDISERDLGRRLDLPGPDDEIKELGDTIDGMLDRLQSAFAAQDRFVANASHELRTPLTTTRTALEIPLEQGSVPVDLEPNMRRALRATEQSERLITALLALARSRTGLEHVEPVALDEVVEEEVEELDPHDVTLHTRIDGVDIEGDGMLAARAVRNLLENGIRHNVPGGDLWVRCRREGEHAVIEVENTGRRIPAETLALLTEPFYRGDESRTSAGPDGTGLGLAIVQSVATSHGGDLRLVARRGGGLVATLRLPVRPSVLGRSDARSGRRDDLRA
- a CDS encoding DeoR/GlpR family DNA-binding transcription regulator, with protein sequence MLPAERRTKVADLVRSAGVVSTEALASELDVSSETIRRDLLVLEEQGVLQKVHGGATIAGSSVAVSEPPFDVRSEEELQRKQRIASLAAGLIPSGSLAFIDVGTTALLAAKALPHALAATIVTASLRVAVELSDRPGLDVLVTGGRLRKGELALSGMLATATLAEMHFDVALLGSGGLHSEAGLTDYYYDEAQARRAIIARSARSYILCDGTKFEKIAQYRVAGLADFTGVVVDEAPDEPLAKALQQSGAQIISSS